ACCCTTTCTCAAACTGATGAACGAGATGGGTCTGCCCACGCGTATCCGTGATGAAGACGGCGATCGCCCGTTGAATTTCTGATCATATCGCGACAAATGAAAAGGCCAGCCCGAGCGATCGGGCTGGCCTTTTTTGTCAGCGCTTGGCGGCTATTTTTTCTGCCATGGCGCACGCAGAATTTCGATCAGCGTGCCGTCGGCATCCTTGGCGTAGCCAACGGTCTCGCCCTCTCTGTCGCTGTCAGTAGCGGCGGCCGGCATCTCTGTAACCCGCTCGCCGGCATCGCTGATGGCCTGCGCGATGCCTTCCGGCGACATGCTGCGCACCTCCAGCTTGACCGGGTTGTCGGTGTAATTGCGCGTAGCGCCATGCGTCCAATTCATCAAAACCAGTGCGGAGCCACCCTGGCCTTGCAGGATGTATTCATTGTATTGGAAGGGAATAGGCAGGTAGACCAGTTCGCGAAAGCCCAGATCCTCGACATAAAAATCGCGAGCGGCCTGTAGATCACTGACGCCGATACCAAAGGCGCCGAAGTAGGATTGCAGCGCGTCGGCACTGCCGACAAACTCGATCAGGTTATTATCCAGATCACGGCCAAAGCCAACCGTCACCCCCAGCCCGGCCTGAAACGCCGGCGGCACGGTGACTCGTCCGCCTGCGGCGATGATATCCAGCGCGTATTGATCAGGATCCTTTACATAGAACACCAGCTTTCCAGGATTTTGCTGATAATTGCGGCTGACGCCGTCGGTAAAGGCCATCAGCACTACGTCCGAGCCACGTTCGTCGGCAGAGCGCATAACCACTTCTTCGCGGTCCGCACGGCTACGGCGTGTGACTTCCTGCATGCCCAGTCCGGCGCGGTAGAAACTGACGGCTGCTTCCAGGTCCTCCACACCGATACCAGCGGCGCCCAAGTAGCCGCGGATGCCCTGGCGTATCTCCAGCAGAGTGCCATCGGCATCGCTGGCATAGCCAAGCAGCGCGCCCTCCAGGTCTGCCTCTTCGGAAGCTGCAGGGTCGCGGCTGACATCGCCGCCTGAATCTCTGACGCTCTCGGTCAGGCGCTCGGGGTAGGCCACATCCAGCTGCAGCTTGACCGGATTGTCGGTGTAATTGCGCACGCTGCCGTTGGTCCAGTTCATCAGTACCACGGCCGAGCTGCCGGGCACCGGTGAGGTCAGGATGTATTCGTCATATTGCCCTGGAATTTGCAGAAACTGACTTTCCTCAAAGCCGAGCACCTCAACGTAGAAATCCCGGGCAGCGTCCACGTTGCTGACGCCGATGCCAAAGGCGCCAAAAAACGACTCTGTGGCGGTCGGTTCACCGACGATCTCGATCAGGTTGTTATCCAGGTCGCGTCCGAAGCCGACGACCACATTGCCGACCGAAGGCTGAGCAGCGGGCGGTACCGTGATGCGACCGCCGGCAGCGCTGAAGTCGCTCGCGAACTGATTGGGGTCCTTGGCGTAGAACACCAGT
This genomic stretch from Halopseudomonas pelagia harbors:
- a CDS encoding VOC family protein; this encodes MPAAICLKTLLLGLLILLLNGCLGGGGGGSDDNASTPPAPPPANEPANLTFMSAAGIGVSDLDAAVTLYTQGMGMRELERLTRDNRTEVILESADARGSKVILMDFTDGIGRNFQQNPGKLVFYAKDPNQFASDFSAAGGRITVPPAAQPSVGNVVVGFGRDLDNNLIEIVGEPTATESFFGAFGIGVSNVDAARDFYVEVLGFEESQFLQIPGQYDEYILTSPVPGSSAVVLMNWTNGSVRNYTDNPVKLQLDVAYPERLTESVRDSGGDVSRDPAASEEADLEGALLGYASDADGTLLEIRQGIRGYLGAAGIGVEDLEAAVSFYRAGLGMQEVTRRSRADREEVVMRSADERGSDVVLMAFTDGVSRNYQQNPGKLVFYVKDPDQYALDIIAAGGRVTVPPAFQAGLGVTVGFGRDLDNNLIEFVGSADALQSYFGAFGIGVSDLQAARDFYVEDLGFRELVYLPIPFQYNEYILQGQGGSALVLMNWTHGATRNYTDNPVKLEVRSMSPEGIAQAISDAGERVTEMPAAATDSDREGETVGYAKDADGTLIEILRAPWQKK